The Rhizobium etli 8C-3 genome has a segment encoding these proteins:
- a CDS encoding NAD(P)-dependent methylenetetrahydromethanopterin dehydrogenase: MSRKTILHMLTPLRQMSPFDVNMALDAGYDHVVPYTDVELADIAGLIQDAVFSRPPDAGVATGIFIAGRDTILALDMIDAAKQAMVPPFEVSVFADPAGSFTTAAAMVARVEKTLGKLHNRELAGTEVTIFGATGVVGYCTAVISAKQGANVTLVGHDGIARVQAIAGAIKARFGVTVTAADGSTEEKKTKLLRQAEVVLAAAKAGVKVISAEQLRQATNLLVAADVNAVPPAGIEGLAVHAKADKLGETAAVGIGPLSIGNVKYKTQSGLFKQMIGAEKPVVYDFQDAFTLARSIEK, translated from the coding sequence ATGAGCCGGAAAACCATTCTCCATATGCTTACACCATTGAGGCAGATGAGCCCGTTCGACGTCAATATGGCCCTTGACGCGGGCTATGATCATGTCGTTCCTTACACGGACGTAGAGCTTGCCGACATAGCAGGCCTTATCCAAGATGCGGTCTTCTCGCGTCCGCCGGATGCAGGCGTTGCCACCGGCATTTTTATTGCCGGGCGAGATACGATCCTGGCACTCGACATGATCGATGCCGCAAAGCAGGCAATGGTGCCTCCTTTCGAGGTTTCTGTCTTCGCCGATCCTGCCGGCTCGTTTACCACCGCCGCAGCGATGGTCGCCAGAGTCGAGAAAACGCTTGGAAAACTGCACAATAGAGAGCTGGCGGGAACGGAAGTGACCATTTTCGGCGCGACCGGTGTCGTCGGCTACTGCACCGCCGTGATCTCTGCCAAGCAGGGCGCAAACGTTACGCTGGTCGGTCACGATGGAATTGCGCGTGTCCAAGCCATCGCCGGTGCCATCAAGGCCCGCTTCGGCGTCACTGTCACGGCGGCGGACGGTTCCACGGAAGAAAAGAAGACAAAATTGCTGCGCCAGGCCGAAGTGGTGCTGGCCGCGGCCAAGGCCGGCGTCAAGGTGATCTCCGCCGAACAACTGCGCCAGGCGACAAATCTGCTTGTTGCGGCAGATGTCAACGCCGTGCCGCCGGCAGGCATCGAAGGCCTGGCGGTCCATGCAAAAGCCGACAAGCTCGGGGAAACTGCCGCGGTCGGCATCGGTCCGCTTTCGATCGGCAATGTCAAGTACAAGACACAGTCGGGGCTGTTCAAACAGATGATCGGCGCTGAAAAACCGGTAGTTTATGATTTTCAGGATGCTTTCACCCTTGCCCGCAGCATCGAAAAATAG
- a CDS encoding formylmethanofuran dehydrogenase subunit A, whose product MIIRVAGGEVVDPVNGFPGKRDVWIKDGFIIEKPVSKRADKTYEVSGCVVMAGAIDIHSHIGGGNVNTARLLLPEQHAAHLKRPLHTPLANAGWSTFNTGCLYAQMGFTTVVEPAMSPTNALHTHMELADIPIIDKATLAILGNDDFLLSMIRDNASSAMIDDYVAWTVSTARSLGVKVINAGAAAAFKENIRSFALDDVIPSYGVTSRKIVETLQSAVGRLGIPHPLHVHANNLGIAGNAATAAETIRASQGQPIHLAHLQFYGYGTEGKRGFSSEAARLADLVNNTENVTIDVGQVMFGQTVTISSDVTRQYSGMRTASPKKSILFDGDGNGGGIVPYRYRKDYYGSLQWAVGLELFLLINDPWRVFFTTDHPNGAPFTAYPELFELLMRRDVRHAKMEELDHSALELTTLASISREYTLEEVAVMTRAAPAKLLGLDDRGHLGPGAIADIAVYRKGQDVQKMFRDAALVFKNGDLVVEDGVVTHYRWGKTMHLNPPLDKAIIKRMQAYHEDRYGLSLDWFTFSDSAICRETPFAEVACKS is encoded by the coding sequence ATGATCATCCGTGTTGCAGGTGGGGAGGTGGTGGATCCGGTGAATGGTTTCCCCGGCAAGCGCGACGTCTGGATCAAGGATGGCTTCATCATCGAAAAGCCGGTCTCAAAGAGAGCCGACAAAACCTATGAGGTTTCCGGCTGCGTCGTCATGGCCGGTGCAATTGACATCCATTCGCATATCGGCGGCGGCAACGTGAATACGGCCCGACTTCTGTTGCCCGAGCAACATGCCGCCCACCTCAAGCGGCCGTTGCACACGCCTCTTGCAAACGCCGGTTGGTCGACCTTCAACACGGGATGCCTTTACGCTCAAATGGGTTTTACCACCGTGGTAGAGCCCGCCATGTCGCCTACGAATGCGCTTCATACCCATATGGAGCTTGCCGACATTCCGATCATCGATAAGGCAACGCTTGCAATTCTCGGCAATGACGATTTCCTTCTGTCGATGATCAGGGACAATGCCTCGTCGGCGATGATCGACGACTACGTGGCGTGGACGGTGTCGACGGCAAGATCGCTCGGCGTTAAGGTGATCAATGCAGGCGCAGCCGCCGCCTTTAAGGAAAACATCCGCAGCTTCGCCTTAGACGACGTCATTCCATCCTACGGTGTCACTTCCCGCAAGATCGTCGAGACGCTGCAGTCGGCCGTCGGCCGTCTGGGAATTCCTCACCCTCTCCATGTTCACGCCAATAATCTTGGCATTGCCGGAAACGCCGCAACGGCTGCTGAGACTATTCGCGCATCGCAAGGCCAACCAATCCATCTGGCGCACCTGCAGTTTTACGGTTATGGCACCGAAGGCAAACGCGGCTTTTCTTCTGAAGCTGCCCGTCTTGCCGATCTCGTCAACAACACGGAAAATGTGACGATCGACGTCGGCCAGGTGATGTTCGGCCAGACGGTGACGATCTCGTCCGACGTCACAAGGCAATATTCCGGCATGCGAACCGCGAGCCCGAAAAAGTCCATTCTCTTCGACGGCGACGGAAACGGCGGCGGCATCGTCCCCTATCGCTATCGCAAGGACTACTATGGTTCGCTGCAATGGGCGGTGGGGCTCGAGCTGTTCTTGCTGATCAACGATCCATGGCGGGTTTTCTTCACCACCGACCATCCGAACGGCGCCCCCTTTACAGCCTATCCCGAATTGTTCGAGTTGCTGATGCGCCGCGATGTCCGCCATGCCAAGATGGAGGAGCTCGACCACTCCGCGCTGGAGCTTACCACACTCGCCTCGATCTCCCGTGAATATACCCTTGAGGAGGTGGCTGTCATGACACGAGCAGCGCCGGCGAAGCTGCTTGGCCTCGACGATCGCGGGCATCTCGGCCCCGGCGCAATCGCGGATATCGCCGTCTACCGGAAAGGGCAGGACGTCCAAAAGATGTTCCGCGATGCAGCTCTTGTGTTCAAGAACGGCGACCTGGTCGTCGAAGACGGCGTCGTCACGCACTATCGTTGGGGAAAGACGATGCACCTCAATCCGCCGCTCGACAAGGCCATCATCAAGCGCATGCAAGCCTATCACGAAGATCGCTACGGGCTGTCGCTCGATTGGTTCACCTTTTCGGATTCAGCGATCTGTCGCGAAACTCCCTTTGCGGAGGTCGCATGCAAGAGCTGA
- a CDS encoding 4a-hydroxytetrahydrobiopterin dehydratase: MSEETERKRERVYSEDEIVSKLQAELPHWRYENGWIRRRYKTHGWKSTLMVINTVGHLAEAAWHHPDLKASYAWVEVLLMNHAAKGVTDKDFELAKKIEDVVQWQPSKAQGALEGTPNADQRFAYLKYDS; the protein is encoded by the coding sequence ATGAGCGAGGAGACGGAACGGAAACGGGAGCGCGTATATTCCGAGGACGAAATCGTTTCGAAGCTGCAGGCGGAGCTTCCGCATTGGCGCTACGAAAACGGCTGGATTCGCCGCAGATACAAGACGCACGGCTGGAAATCCACCCTTATGGTCATCAACACAGTTGGACATCTGGCAGAGGCAGCCTGGCACCATCCCGATCTCAAGGCATCCTATGCGTGGGTGGAGGTGTTGTTGATGAACCATGCCGCTAAAGGCGTGACCGACAAGGATTTCGAACTCGCCAAAAAGATCGAGGACGTCGTCCAATGGCAGCCAAGCAAGGCGCAGGGCGCTCTTGAAGGCACGCCCAATGCCGATCAGCGATTTGCTTACCTGAAATATGATAGCTGA
- the fhcD gene encoding formylmethanofuran--tetrahydromethanopterin N-formyltransferase: MQELIRNGIEIDDTFAEAFGMRATAIIITAPSLKWARQAATTMTGFATSVIGCGCEAAIDIDIPASATPDGRPGCRVMIFAMGTDELQKQLKTRLGQCVLTSPGSACFSGLEGSASLDLGSSLRYFGDGWQISKKFGGKHYWRVPVMDGEFLCEAKTGLTKEAVGGGNLFLLAADGERALAAAERAVAAIEKIPGAIMPFPGGIVRSGSKIGGKYKGMMASTNDAYAPTLRGVTKSALGPGINAILEIVIDGQTSEAVAAAMRAGLKAVINFGPKRGALRISAGNYGGKLGKFHYHLRDLLP; this comes from the coding sequence ATGCAAGAGCTGATCCGCAACGGCATTGAGATCGACGACACGTTTGCGGAGGCATTCGGCATGCGTGCGACCGCAATCATCATCACCGCGCCGAGCCTGAAATGGGCGCGTCAGGCGGCGACGACCATGACGGGCTTTGCGACCTCCGTCATAGGCTGTGGCTGCGAGGCGGCGATCGACATCGATATTCCGGCGTCCGCGACGCCGGATGGGCGTCCGGGTTGCCGTGTCATGATCTTTGCGATGGGGACGGACGAGCTGCAGAAGCAGTTGAAAACCAGGCTCGGTCAGTGTGTTCTGACCTCCCCCGGCAGCGCCTGTTTTTCCGGGCTCGAAGGCAGCGCCTCGCTCGATCTCGGATCATCCCTGCGCTATTTCGGCGACGGATGGCAGATCTCCAAGAAGTTCGGCGGCAAGCACTATTGGCGGGTGCCGGTCATGGACGGCGAATTTCTTTGCGAGGCGAAGACGGGTCTGACGAAAGAGGCAGTTGGCGGCGGAAATCTCTTCCTGCTCGCCGCAGACGGCGAAAGGGCGCTGGCGGCCGCCGAACGCGCCGTGGCGGCGATCGAAAAGATTCCCGGCGCGATCATGCCGTTCCCCGGCGGCATCGTGCGCTCCGGCTCGAAAATCGGCGGCAAATACAAGGGAATGATGGCTTCGACCAATGATGCCTATGCGCCCACACTGCGGGGGGTGACCAAGAGCGCGCTTGGTCCTGGCATCAATGCAATCCTTGAAATCGTCATCGACGGGCAGACGAGCGAGGCGGTGGCCGCGGCTATGCGGGCCGGGCTGAAGGCCGTCATCAATTTCGGACCGAAGCGCGGCGCCTTGCGCATCAGCGCGGGAAATTATGGCGGCAAACTCGGCAAGTTCCACTATCATCTAAGGGATCTCCTGCCATGA
- a CDS encoding ATP-grasp domain-containing protein, producing the protein MVEQTVISDKILILSDKPDRQVRQLRRAFAKLGTETIFCPLADIAFDTRYPSGIAIPTLDGKLPAGVIVRSISGGSFEAITRRLGILHALTQLGVPVWNSAKAIERCVDKSTTTFLLAAAGVPTPETFAVEGHANARAVVKREVPHGLLVLKPLFGSQGRGIRLIRSIDDLPDPDEVDNVYYLQRLVLRSGPPYRDYRIFVSNGEILGMMGRCADGWITNIARGAKAELVVGPLRSKLAELALAAAAAVATDFAGIDIVQGCEGNLLVLEVNSMPAWTGLQSVVPVRVADCIAQAMVALVSPQATERPAA; encoded by the coding sequence TTGGTTGAACAGACGGTGATTTCAGACAAGATTCTCATCCTTTCCGACAAACCAGACCGCCAAGTGAGACAGTTACGCCGCGCCTTCGCAAAACTCGGCACGGAGACGATCTTCTGCCCGCTTGCCGATATCGCGTTCGATACCCGATATCCCTCAGGCATCGCCATCCCGACGCTTGATGGAAAACTTCCGGCCGGTGTGATCGTCCGCTCCATCTCCGGCGGCAGCTTTGAAGCGATCACACGCCGTCTCGGCATTTTGCACGCGCTGACGCAGCTTGGCGTGCCGGTCTGGAACTCCGCCAAAGCAATCGAGCGTTGCGTCGACAAATCGACGACGACGTTTCTGCTTGCGGCCGCCGGAGTGCCGACGCCGGAAACCTTCGCAGTGGAAGGTCACGCCAATGCCAGGGCCGTCGTTAAACGCGAGGTGCCGCACGGCCTGCTGGTGCTGAAACCACTGTTTGGATCGCAGGGGCGCGGAATAAGGCTCATTCGTTCGATCGACGATCTGCCTGACCCGGACGAGGTCGACAATGTCTATTACCTGCAGCGCCTTGTCCTGCGCTCCGGACCGCCCTATCGGGATTACCGGATATTTGTCAGCAACGGTGAAATTCTCGGCATGATGGGCCGTTGCGCGGACGGCTGGATCACCAATATCGCCCGCGGCGCGAAAGCCGAGTTGGTGGTCGGGCCGCTGCGCTCGAAACTTGCCGAACTTGCACTTGCCGCAGCGGCCGCCGTCGCAACCGACTTTGCGGGCATCGATATCGTACAGGGATGCGAAGGCAATCTTCTCGTGCTGGAAGTCAACAGCATGCCGGCCTGGACCGGCTTGCAATCCGTTGTCCCCGTCCGCGTCGCCGATTGCATCGCTCAGGCAATGGTCGCGCTTGTCAGTCCGCAGGCAACCGAAAGGCCCGCAGCATGA
- a CDS encoding ATP-grasp domain-containing protein yields MPAASKNSPAILIAAISGRSLAAAARRAGYRPLVADLFCDCDTIALSERTARLSGSISEGIDREKIIGILSRLTGDEEPAALVYGSGFEGRPDVIDALDRVFPLAGNCADTVRAVKDPANLSQLCRSLDIPHPAIQFSSPDKPEGWLTKLGGGAGGSHVRPVATMPAEPGYYYQQRIAGRSISALFLARNGAARIIGISRQWSSPSPTSPFRYGGAVRFMRFDRQKKMQIACWLDKLTRHCGLLGLCSADFIDGPEGLHLIEINPRPGATLDIFDTDSAPLLIEHLRAVRGESIDVPVYRGAAAAAIAYTSRSITCFPDVKWPNLTADHQRPGSALSPGDPVCTVLAHARSACAAERAVKRRVIEVAQHWKEEFL; encoded by the coding sequence TTGCCCGCAGCATCGAAAAATAGCCCTGCGATTTTGATCGCGGCCATTTCCGGCCGGTCACTTGCCGCAGCAGCGCGCCGTGCCGGGTATCGGCCTCTGGTGGCCGATCTGTTCTGCGATTGCGACACGATTGCCCTTTCCGAAAGGACGGCGCGCCTGTCGGGCAGTATAAGCGAGGGAATAGACCGCGAAAAAATCATCGGCATATTGTCTCGCCTTACGGGCGATGAGGAACCGGCCGCGTTGGTTTACGGCTCCGGCTTTGAAGGTCGGCCCGATGTCATCGACGCACTTGATCGAGTGTTTCCGCTTGCCGGCAACTGCGCCGACACCGTGCGGGCGGTCAAGGATCCCGCCAACCTTTCCCAACTTTGCCGAAGCCTGGACATCCCGCATCCGGCGATCCAGTTCTCGTCACCAGACAAACCAGAGGGCTGGCTTACGAAGCTTGGCGGCGGTGCGGGCGGCTCGCATGTCAGACCGGTGGCAACGATGCCTGCCGAACCAGGCTATTATTATCAGCAGCGTATTGCCGGCCGCAGCATCTCGGCCCTTTTCCTGGCCCGAAATGGTGCCGCCCGCATCATCGGCATCAGCCGGCAATGGTCGTCGCCTTCGCCGACGTCACCATTTCGATATGGCGGCGCCGTCCGTTTCATGCGATTTGACCGGCAAAAGAAAATGCAAATCGCCTGCTGGCTCGACAAGCTGACACGCCACTGCGGCCTTTTGGGTCTCTGCAGCGCCGATTTCATAGATGGGCCGGAGGGGCTTCATCTCATCGAAATCAACCCACGGCCTGGCGCAACGCTGGATATCTTCGACACCGACAGCGCACCCCTCCTCATTGAGCATTTGCGGGCCGTGCGCGGGGAAAGCATCGACGTGCCGGTCTATCGCGGAGCTGCGGCTGCGGCGATTGCCTACACCTCTCGTTCCATCACCTGCTTCCCCGATGTGAAGTGGCCGAACCTGACGGCCGACCATCAAAGGCCGGGTTCGGCCCTCAGCCCCGGCGATCCGGTTTGCACTGTCCTGGCGCATGCCCGATCCGCCTGCGCTGCAGAGCGCGCTGTCAAACGTCGTGTCATCGAAGTCGCGCAGCATTGGAAGGAAGAATTCCTATGA
- a CDS encoding tungsten formylmethanofuran dehydrogenase produces MVAWIGSQTVPLPAAIEQVAKLLAKSRCPVFSIESDVHGTRSLIALAERVGATYDHVNGRNLLHEVALHTDIGGFFATATEVRRRADLVIIVGDIPAAHHDLLSSLASTAADLTSSSRRRWLRIKGKASTALGDPVRRVKAVEVGSSDFAIDAVLASLRAILAGRKASAPLANVDSFLSEMASARFPVFVFSHLNDPASLGMLQGMLADINRARRATALFLPSDDDAWGMVLASAWMTGFPPRTGFSTGSPIHDPWLCDIERMIAEGEADLHLFVSERDEARPSKRSRVPTIALVRSERPAAGALVTVRIGKAGLDHDGVVYSSRIGTLRSVAASVPSALPSISNIVGQLQHALQEEGLPS; encoded by the coding sequence ATGGTTGCATGGATCGGCAGCCAAACAGTTCCTTTGCCGGCTGCAATTGAGCAGGTGGCAAAGCTTCTGGCAAAAAGCCGCTGCCCGGTATTTTCCATAGAATCGGATGTCCATGGTACCCGCAGCCTGATTGCGCTGGCGGAGCGGGTCGGGGCGACCTACGACCACGTGAATGGCCGAAATCTCCTTCATGAGGTGGCACTTCACACGGATATCGGGGGTTTTTTTGCAACGGCGACGGAAGTGCGACGCCGCGCCGACCTCGTCATCATCGTGGGCGATATTCCAGCGGCTCATCACGATCTGCTTTCATCGCTTGCGTCAACGGCGGCGGATCTTACTTCGTCCAGCCGAAGGCGCTGGCTTCGGATCAAAGGCAAGGCGTCGACTGCCCTCGGCGATCCTGTGCGGCGTGTGAAAGCGGTCGAAGTGGGCTCGTCCGATTTTGCCATCGATGCCGTGCTCGCAAGCCTCAGGGCGATCCTGGCGGGAAGGAAAGCATCCGCCCCCCTCGCCAATGTCGATTCCTTTTTAAGCGAAATGGCGAGCGCGCGTTTTCCCGTCTTCGTCTTTTCCCATCTCAACGACCCGGCCAGTCTGGGGATGCTGCAAGGCATGCTGGCCGACATCAACAGAGCCCGGCGAGCGACGGCTCTTTTCCTGCCATCCGACGACGACGCCTGGGGCATGGTCTTGGCATCGGCCTGGATGACGGGCTTTCCGCCGCGGACGGGTTTTTCGACCGGCTCACCCATCCATGATCCGTGGCTTTGCGACATCGAGCGGATGATTGCAGAAGGGGAGGCGGATCTGCATTTGTTTGTATCGGAGCGTGACGAGGCGCGTCCGTCGAAGCGCAGCAGGGTGCCCACGATCGCGCTGGTGAGAAGTGAACGGCCCGCTGCCGGGGCGTTGGTCACCGTTCGCATCGGCAAGGCTGGCCTTGATCATGACGGTGTGGTCTATTCGAGCCGCATTGGAACCTTAAGATCCGTTGCCGCATCGGTGCCTTCCGCTCTCCCCAGCATTTCCAACATCGTCGGGCAACTCCAGCATGCCCTGCAGGAAGAGGGTTTGCCATCATGA
- the mch gene encoding methenyltetrahydromethanopterin cyclohydrolase yields MKNGMAHLNRNAQRIVDQIIADDERFGVACGRGSLGEHLIDAGAASPGGLEVGLRMAEICMGGLGTVSMALDRHNENWPLSVTVHSSQPVLACLASQYAGWRLSHEKYFAMGSGPARLLARVEPIFEEIAYSETDASTSVLLLETDRPPPPAVVEKVSSATGLEPDALTFIYAPTQSLAGSIQIIGRSLEVALHKAHSLNFPLNAIVDGTGCAPVPAPHPDFLKAMGRTNDAIIYGGLVQLFVLGSADDARALAEELPSCRSRDYGQPFAEIFKKFNGDFYAIDPHLFSPAEVIVTAIETGDTFRAGEWNKEMLEHSLG; encoded by the coding sequence ATGAAGAACGGAATGGCCCATCTCAACAGGAATGCGCAACGGATCGTCGATCAAATTATTGCCGACGACGAAAGATTTGGCGTCGCATGTGGCCGCGGCTCGCTTGGAGAGCATCTCATCGACGCCGGCGCGGCAAGCCCCGGAGGTCTCGAAGTGGGTCTGCGGATGGCGGAAATCTGCATGGGCGGCCTGGGAACCGTCTCGATGGCGCTCGATCGTCATAACGAAAACTGGCCGTTGAGCGTTACCGTCCATTCCTCGCAACCGGTCCTTGCCTGCCTCGCCAGCCAGTATGCGGGTTGGCGGCTTTCGCATGAGAAATATTTCGCCATGGGCTCGGGCCCGGCGCGTCTGCTGGCGCGCGTGGAGCCGATTTTCGAGGAAATTGCCTACAGCGAAACAGATGCTTCGACATCAGTTCTTCTTCTTGAAACGGACAGACCTCCGCCGCCAGCCGTTGTTGAGAAGGTATCGAGCGCGACAGGACTGGAACCTGACGCTTTGACTTTCATCTACGCCCCGACCCAAAGTCTCGCCGGCTCCATCCAGATTATCGGGCGCTCCCTGGAGGTCGCTCTTCACAAGGCTCACAGCCTCAATTTTCCGCTGAACGCCATTGTCGACGGAACCGGATGCGCGCCCGTTCCAGCGCCTCATCCCGACTTCCTGAAGGCCATGGGGCGGACGAACGATGCCATCATCTATGGCGGATTGGTGCAGCTATTCGTTCTAGGCAGCGCCGACGACGCGCGCGCGCTCGCCGAAGAGCTGCCGAGTTGCAGGTCGCGCGACTATGGGCAACCTTTTGCGGAAATCTTCAAGAAGTTCAACGGCGACTTCTACGCGATTGATCCGCATCTCTTCAGCCCGGCCGAAGTGATCGTTACGGCCATCGAGACAGGCGACACCTTCCGCGCCGGTGAATGGAACAAAGAGATGCTGGAGCATTCCCTTGGTTGA
- a CDS encoding triphosphoribosyl-dephospho-CoA synthase: MAAYLDACRAEIDALKPGNVHRFADGHRMTADQFIQSAAVSSLSVTEPLASVGQRVLRAVTATRNSVGTNTNLGILLLCAPLAKAAESTSSDLRKGLTQTLDEMDADDARDVFAAIRLTGPGGLGSAEKHDVKDEPTVSLVTAMAMAADRDAIARQYTNGFEDIFTGGLSEWREVAARGEQDMWPTIFVYLYFLSSFPDSHIGRKYGTDLAAEIAKEAVTIRRQVMDETRLPVREEILLDFDRRLKHRNINPGTSADLTVATLFVCNMKFGLHNRSLDV, from the coding sequence ATGGCAGCTTACCTCGACGCCTGCCGCGCCGAGATCGACGCGTTAAAGCCGGGCAACGTGCACCGCTTCGCAGACGGCCACCGGATGACGGCGGATCAATTCATCCAAAGTGCTGCCGTCAGCTCGCTATCGGTGACCGAACCGCTTGCATCGGTCGGTCAGCGCGTTCTTCGTGCGGTAACCGCCACTCGCAACAGCGTGGGAACGAACACCAATCTCGGCATCCTCCTGCTTTGCGCGCCGCTTGCCAAGGCGGCCGAGAGCACGTCTTCGGATTTGCGCAAGGGCCTCACGCAGACATTGGATGAAATGGATGCGGACGATGCCCGCGACGTGTTCGCCGCAATCCGGCTCACCGGCCCGGGAGGGCTCGGCAGCGCCGAAAAACATGACGTCAAAGACGAGCCGACGGTGTCTCTCGTCACCGCCATGGCGATGGCGGCCGACCGCGACGCGATCGCCAGACAATATACGAACGGCTTTGAAGATATCTTCACCGGCGGTCTGTCGGAGTGGAGAGAAGTGGCCGCCCGCGGCGAACAGGACATGTGGCCGACAATCTTTGTCTATCTTTACTTCCTGTCCTCGTTTCCCGACAGTCATATCGGGCGCAAATACGGGACCGATCTCGCTGCCGAAATCGCGAAAGAGGCAGTCACAATTCGCCGTCAGGTGATGGATGAAACGCGCTTGCCGGTCCGGGAGGAAATACTGCTGGACTTCGACAGACGGCTGAAGCACCGGAATATCAACCCCGGAACCTCCGCCGATCTCACGGTTGCGACGCTTTTTGTCTGCAACATGAAGTTCGGCTTGCATAATCGCAGCTTAGATGTTTGA
- a CDS encoding formylmethanofuran dehydrogenase subunit C — translation MKPLTFTLRSEPDERLDLSGLTPHKLHGMQPADIARLPIGTSRRPASVGDVFKVAGKDISNIVFSGGSARFDFVGAEMATGQIRVEGDVGARAGRRMSGGLLNIEGNAGLQAGSGMKNGRIEIGGDAGDGLGGPMAGEIHGMAGGLVIVGGRAGHRPGDKMRRGVIALLKGCGDYAGFGMTAGTIVAIGRVGLYPGHLMKRGSLLFDRRPAALSPTFIDCGRVDIVFPTLFDRYLMEDKILDRPLLGKKPFRFGGDNAVLGKGEIMFPRG, via the coding sequence ATGAAGCCGCTGACCTTCACCCTTCGCTCCGAACCGGATGAAAGGCTCGACCTATCCGGCTTGACACCCCATAAACTCCACGGCATGCAACCTGCCGACATCGCCAGATTGCCGATCGGAACGAGCCGGCGTCCCGCCTCGGTCGGCGATGTCTTCAAGGTTGCGGGCAAGGATATCTCGAACATCGTGTTTTCAGGCGGCAGCGCTCGCTTCGACTTCGTCGGAGCGGAGATGGCGACGGGACAGATCCGCGTCGAGGGCGATGTCGGCGCCCGCGCCGGTCGGCGCATGAGTGGCGGCCTTCTGAACATCGAAGGCAATGCCGGATTGCAGGCGGGCTCGGGAATGAAGAACGGGCGCATCGAGATCGGCGGTGATGCAGGCGACGGCCTTGGTGGGCCGATGGCGGGAGAGATCCACGGCATGGCGGGCGGGCTTGTGATCGTTGGCGGCAGGGCCGGCCATCGCCCCGGCGATAAAATGCGGCGAGGCGTCATCGCGCTTTTGAAAGGATGCGGCGATTATGCCGGTTTCGGCATGACCGCCGGGACGATCGTTGCGATCGGGCGCGTCGGTCTTTATCCCGGCCATTTGATGAAACGCGGCTCGCTTCTGTTCGACCGGCGACCGGCGGCACTTTCGCCGACCTTCATCGATTGCGGCCGCGTGGACATCGTCTTTCCGACCCTGTTTGATCGCTATCTGATGGAAGACAAAATTCTCGATCGGCCGCTGCTCGGCAAAAAACCCTTCCGTTTCGGCGGCGACAATGCAGTCTTGGGCAAGGGCGAGATTATGTTTCCGCGAGGTTGA
- a CDS encoding beta-ribofuranosylaminobenzene 5'-phosphate synthase family protein — MSDSVSIQVPGRLHLGFLDIPGKDSSRFGSIGLPLDGISTRLDISRAAETSVHGPESVRLFAHLTALRSHLKLPGHHRVMVRETIPAHAGLGSGTQLALAVSAALRRLHDLPFHIREDAAFLGRGARSGIGIAAFEEGGLIFDAGKARDDLTPTVICRIPFPSEWRIILVLDSFAQGIHGDAEIKAFRALAPFPAAGSASICRHALMEIMPAAIEKDIATFGNAVTAIQQTLGDYFAPAQGGRFTSPAVKRTVARLAECGAVGIGQSSWGPTGFAFAASQAAAERIVASAALKDTQTTIRIVAGRNAGAQIARTRALQQFELGRETY; from the coding sequence ATGTCGGACTCCGTCTCCATTCAAGTTCCTGGACGCTTGCACCTCGGATTCCTGGACATCCCTGGCAAGGACAGCTCGCGTTTCGGCAGTATCGGTTTGCCGCTGGACGGCATATCGACGCGGCTGGATATTTCGCGGGCAGCCGAAACCAGCGTCCATGGACCCGAAAGCGTTAGGCTTTTTGCGCACCTGACGGCCCTGCGGTCTCACCTCAAGCTTCCAGGCCACCACCGCGTGATGGTTCGAGAGACAATCCCGGCACATGCCGGGTTGGGATCTGGAACCCAGCTGGCGCTCGCCGTTTCCGCAGCGCTTCGAAGATTGCATGATTTGCCGTTTCACATCCGCGAAGATGCGGCCTTCCTGGGGCGCGGCGCACGATCGGGAATCGGCATTGCGGCCTTCGAAGAAGGCGGTCTGATCTTCGATGCGGGCAAGGCAAGGGACGATCTGACCCCGACCGTCATTTGCCGCATTCCGTTCCCGAGCGAATGGCGCATCATTCTCGTTCTGGACAGTTTTGCCCAGGGCATTCACGGAGACGCCGAAATCAAGGCTTTCCGCGCTCTGGCGCCGTTTCCAGCAGCCGGCTCGGCTTCGATCTGTCGCCATGCGCTGATGGAAATCATGCCTGCCGCGATCGAAAAGGACATTGCGACCTTCGGCAATGCGGTGACGGCAATCCAGCAGACGCTCGGCGATTATTTTGCTCCGGCCCAAGGCGGCCGTTTTACCAGTCCTGCCGTCAAACGGACGGTTGCAAGGCTTGCCGAATGCGGAGCCGTCGGCATCGGGCAAAGTTCCTGGGGACCGACCGGCTTTGCCTTTGCCGCATCTCAGGCAGCTGCCGAGAGGATTGTCGCTTCAGCTGCGCTAAAGGACACACAAACCACAATCCGCATCGTCGCCGGCAGAAATGCGGGGGCGCAGATCGCGCGAACGAGGGCACTGCAGCAATTCGAACTGGGTCGGGAAACATACTAG